Genomic segment of uncultured Umboniibacter sp.:
GATCGGGTAGACCCTAAGGTACTGTTGAATCTTAAGTTCGACATTCACCCTGACCCAGCCTTACTTCATGTCCGCAACCTCGGTCACAGATCGTTAAAAGCCTATCTCATCGAGCTGTGCCGAAAAATCCACTCTGATAGCCCCGTAGATGACTCGCGATTACTCGCCGGGATCTTCACATTATTTGAATTAGAATCTCTGCAACAGACACGACCTGAATACCGCAAAATATACAATGCAGTTTGGCAGTGCTTTAGTCACATCTTAAATGTCTCAGGCAACCTTCATGAGGTCTCCGAGCGAGTCAAACGACATAAAATGACGTCCTACGATGCCCTGCTAGATCACGAAGACCTGTTTTCCTCGCTATAATAGTTAGTTCCTCGGCTTGCTCCGCTTAGCGCCCTAATTTACACTCCGCCCAACTAAGGAGTTGCCATGTACATTTTTTCTATAACGGCTGTCGCTCGTATTGACCAAGACGGATTCACGGCTGGCACATCAAAACCTTTCATTGTTTATATTAATTTCGCCGATTTATTCGGAGCTCGAGCGCTGGCTCAGGCCTATTTGCTCAAGGCAGGCTTTCACAAGCTTCGCTTCGATGATCAGAAGCATCTCAGTCCTGAACAGCTAAGCGATCATGCAACCGTTGCTGGCAACAGGCAAATCGTAGAAGCACTGGAACACGGTTTTTCATTACAGATATTCGAAAGCCACTGAGCACTTAAAGAGAGCCAGTTAGGAGATTAAGCGAATGAAAACAGAACTTCTCAGCCCTGCGGGTTCACTTAGAGCGATGCGCTACGCGTTTGCCTACGGCGCCGATGCCGTGTATGCGGGACAACCCCGTTACAGTCTGCGAGTCCGCGAGAACGAGTTCAATAAAATGGATGTGATGGCGGCGGCGATTGAAGAAGCCCACAGCTTAGATAAATTGTTTTTTATCGCTAGCAATCTTTCTCCCCATAACAACAAAGTGAAAACCTATTTACGTGATATGGCAGATGTCGTCGCGATGAAACCGGACGCATTTATTATGAGTGATCCGGGCCTGATTGCGATGGTCAAGGAAACTTGGCCTGATCAAGAAATTCATCTGTCTGTTCAATCTAATGCCGTAAACTTTGCCACCGTAAAGTTTT
This window contains:
- a CDS encoding TetR family transcriptional regulator, translating into MKKGELTKRDIVEATLRVIASQGVHGTTFRAVADEANIKLSLVGYHFPDRTILLRKTIAILFSRQSGLINNVFNEIFSLIAKFNQRDFRRSISRAEIALLLSDAVTDVIYNYYLSDRVDPKVLLNLKFDIHPDPALLHVRNLGHRSLKAYLIELCRKIHSDSPVDDSRLLAGIFTLFELESLQQTRPEYRKIYNAVWQCFSHILNVSGNLHEVSERVKRHKMTSYDALLDHEDLFSSL